The Agromyces sp. LHK192 genome includes a window with the following:
- a CDS encoding 3-hydroxyacyl-CoA dehydrogenase NAD-binding domain-containing protein, giving the protein MTDYSKIDFSGLTAAFADDEVVTHSYVRDIRLASGKVLALITLDNGRDHTRPSTLGPVTLLELNDRLDELQARAAAGEIQAVAITGKPYFLAAGADLSKVGEIPSRDMALQMGQLGHFVLGKLGELGVPSFCFINGLALGGGVEIALNCDYRTLDASAPALALPEVFLGIIPGWGGAYLLPNLIGIENALKVVVENPLKNNRMLKAPEAYELGMADAMFAPVNFLEDSLKWADGVLGGSVQVKRPNAPGKLEKLAKWDIAIGIARKTLEAKLGTVAKSPYRALDLLKAAKSGTKAEGFEREDEALADLVAGDQFVASIYAFNLVQKRAKRPAGAPDKSLARKVTKVGIIGAGLMASQFALLFVRRLQVPVVITDLDQARVDKGLAYIRDEIGKLEQKGRIDGDEANRLRALVTGTTDKADFADCDWVIEAVFEDLAVKQQVFADVEQYVSETAILATNTSSLSVEQIGANLRHPERVVGFHFFNPVAVMPLLEIVKAPKTDDETLATAFATAAKLRKSAVLTADAPGFVVNRLLAKVMGEAARAVDEGTPVPVVEKALAPIGLPMGPFELIDLVGWAVAAHVQDTMVREFPERFYASENLHTLSKLAQVVEKDKAGKVVDLTKEAKKAITVGKTAVDEATILRRVEDELAREIKLMLDEQVVAAAEDIDLCLILGAGWPFQAGGATPYLDRVGASERVFGDTFHHPAIRGVGA; this is encoded by the coding sequence ATGACCGACTACTCGAAGATCGACTTCTCCGGGCTCACCGCGGCGTTCGCCGACGACGAGGTCGTCACGCACTCGTACGTCCGCGACATCCGCCTCGCCTCGGGCAAGGTGCTCGCACTGATCACGCTCGACAACGGCCGCGACCACACCCGCCCGTCGACGCTCGGCCCGGTGACCCTGCTCGAGCTGAACGACCGGCTGGACGAGCTGCAGGCTCGCGCCGCGGCCGGCGAGATCCAGGCCGTCGCGATCACCGGCAAGCCCTACTTCCTCGCCGCGGGCGCCGACCTGTCGAAGGTCGGCGAGATCCCGAGCCGCGACATGGCGCTGCAGATGGGACAGCTCGGGCACTTCGTGCTCGGCAAGCTCGGCGAACTGGGCGTGCCGTCGTTCTGCTTCATCAACGGCCTCGCCCTCGGCGGCGGCGTCGAGATCGCCCTGAACTGCGACTACCGGACGTTGGATGCCTCGGCGCCCGCGCTCGCGCTGCCCGAGGTCTTCCTCGGCATCATCCCCGGCTGGGGCGGCGCGTACCTCCTGCCGAACCTCATCGGCATCGAGAACGCGCTCAAGGTCGTCGTCGAGAACCCGCTGAAGAACAACCGGATGTTGAAGGCGCCGGAGGCGTACGAGCTCGGCATGGCCGACGCGATGTTCGCCCCCGTGAACTTCCTCGAGGACTCCCTGAAGTGGGCCGACGGTGTGCTGGGCGGCTCGGTGCAGGTCAAGCGCCCGAACGCCCCCGGCAAGCTCGAGAAGCTCGCCAAGTGGGACATCGCGATCGGCATCGCGCGCAAGACGCTCGAGGCGAAGCTCGGCACCGTCGCGAAGTCGCCGTACCGCGCGCTCGACCTCCTCAAGGCCGCGAAGAGCGGCACCAAGGCCGAAGGCTTCGAACGCGAGGACGAGGCGCTCGCCGACCTCGTCGCGGGAGACCAGTTCGTCGCATCCATCTACGCGTTCAACCTCGTGCAGAAGCGAGCGAAGCGCCCTGCCGGTGCGCCCGACAAGTCGCTCGCCCGCAAGGTGACGAAGGTCGGCATCATCGGAGCCGGCCTCATGGCCAGCCAGTTCGCACTGCTGTTCGTGCGTCGGCTGCAGGTGCCCGTGGTCATCACCGACCTCGACCAGGCGCGCGTCGACAAGGGCCTCGCGTACATCCGCGACGAGATCGGCAAGCTCGAGCAGAAGGGTCGCATCGACGGCGACGAGGCCAACCGCCTGCGCGCCCTCGTGACCGGCACGACCGACAAGGCCGACTTCGCCGACTGCGACTGGGTCATCGAGGCCGTATTCGAGGACTTGGCCGTCAAGCAGCAGGTCTTCGCCGACGTCGAGCAGTACGTGTCGGAGACGGCGATCCTCGCGACCAACACCTCGTCGCTCTCGGTCGAGCAGATCGGCGCGAACCTGCGGCACCCGGAGCGAGTCGTCGGGTTCCACTTCTTCAACCCCGTGGCCGTCATGCCGCTCCTCGAGATCGTCAAGGCACCGAAGACCGACGACGAGACGCTGGCGACGGCGTTCGCGACCGCCGCGAAGCTGCGCAAGTCGGCCGTGCTGACCGCGGACGCCCCAGGCTTCGTGGTGAACCGGCTGCTCGCCAAGGTCATGGGCGAGGCGGCCCGTGCGGTCGACGAGGGCACGCCCGTGCCGGTGGTCGAGAAGGCGCTCGCACCGATCGGTCTGCCGATGGGCCCGTTCGAACTCATCGACCTCGTCGGGTGGGCGGTCGCCGCCCACGTGCAGGACACGATGGTGCGTGAGTTCCCCGAGCGTTTCTACGCCTCGGAGAACCTGCACACGCTGTCGAAGCTCGCCCAGGTCGTCGAGAAGGACAAGGCCGGGAAGGTCGTCGACCTGACCAAGGAGGCGAAGAAGGCGATCACGGTCGGCAAGACCGCCGTCGACGAGGCCACCATCCTCCGGCGCGTGGAGGACGAACTCGCCCGCGAGATCAAGCTCATGCTCGACGAGCAGGTCGTCGCCGCGGCCGAGGACATCGACCTCTGCCTGATCCTGGGCGCCGGCTGGCCGTTCCAGGCGGGCGGCGCGACGCCCTACCTGGACCGGGTCGGCGCGTCCGAGCGCGTGTTCGGCGACACGTTCCACCACCCCGCGATCCGCGGCGTCGGAGCTTGA
- the dxs gene encoding 1-deoxy-D-xylulose-5-phosphate synthase, translating into MTLLEQIGGPRDLDALTQEQLGELAQEIRRYLVENVAKTGGHLGPNLGVVETTIAIHRVFESPKDAIVFDTGHQSYVHKLLTGRQDFSTLRQRGGLAGYPQRSESEHDIVESSHASSSLSWADGISKAFEMTGQEDRHVVAVVGDGALTGGMTWEALNNISDDNTRNLVIVVNDNGRSYAPTIGGMARFLNSVRTQRTYRTLHLSSRRAFDRLGGPARAFYRGVRGGLHGFLARFTNNEALYSNLDIKYVGPVDGHDEHAMEAALRQAKHYGAPVIVHAITEKGRGYQPALNDVADQFHAVGQIDPETGESLETSSVPSWTSVFADELVRLAERDDRIVGITAAMLRPTGLHRMAERFPNRVFDVGIAEQHAVTSAAGLAFGGLHPVVAVYATFMNRAFDQVLMDVALHGAGVTFVLDRAGVTGPDGPSHHGVWDLSILQVVPGIRIAAPRDSVRLAEELGEAVRVRDAPTVLRFPKGSVGVEYAAQRRTGDGVDVLVEADRKDVLIVAVGPMAGIALEVAERLEAQGIGATVVDPRWVVPVPRSVIELAGDYRIVVSLEDGIRVGGVGTRIRQDLREAGVDTAVTELGLPDEFLDHASRSQILERVGLTPQQIARDVTAMVLGAKLPHARGAGMEAVSSDTGSQPRV; encoded by the coding sequence ATGACCCTGCTCGAGCAGATCGGCGGCCCTCGCGACCTCGACGCGCTGACGCAGGAGCAACTGGGGGAGCTGGCCCAGGAGATCCGCAGGTACCTGGTCGAGAACGTCGCGAAGACGGGCGGCCACCTCGGGCCGAACCTCGGCGTCGTCGAGACGACGATCGCGATCCACCGCGTGTTCGAGTCGCCCAAGGATGCGATCGTGTTCGACACCGGGCACCAGTCGTACGTGCACAAGTTGCTCACGGGACGTCAGGACTTCTCCACGCTGCGCCAGCGAGGCGGCCTGGCCGGGTATCCGCAGCGTTCCGAGTCGGAGCACGACATCGTCGAGAGCTCCCACGCGTCGAGCTCGCTCTCGTGGGCGGACGGCATCTCGAAGGCGTTCGAGATGACCGGGCAGGAGGACCGACACGTCGTCGCGGTGGTCGGCGACGGTGCGCTCACCGGCGGCATGACGTGGGAGGCGCTGAACAACATCTCCGACGACAACACCCGCAACCTCGTGATCGTCGTCAACGACAACGGCCGCTCGTACGCGCCGACGATCGGGGGTATGGCCCGGTTCCTGAACTCGGTCCGCACGCAGCGCACCTACCGCACCCTGCACCTGTCGAGCCGACGCGCATTCGATCGCCTCGGCGGGCCGGCTCGCGCGTTCTATCGCGGCGTCCGCGGCGGCCTGCACGGCTTCCTCGCGCGGTTCACGAACAACGAGGCGCTGTACTCGAACCTCGACATCAAGTACGTGGGCCCGGTCGACGGGCATGACGAGCACGCGATGGAGGCCGCGCTCCGGCAGGCCAAGCACTACGGTGCTCCGGTGATCGTGCATGCGATCACCGAGAAGGGGCGCGGGTACCAGCCGGCGCTCAACGACGTCGCCGACCAGTTCCATGCGGTCGGCCAGATCGACCCGGAGACGGGCGAGTCGCTCGAGACGTCGTCCGTGCCGTCGTGGACGAGCGTCTTCGCCGACGAGCTGGTGCGCCTCGCGGAGCGCGACGACCGCATCGTCGGCATCACCGCGGCGATGCTGCGCCCGACGGGACTCCACCGGATGGCCGAGCGGTTCCCCAACCGCGTCTTCGACGTCGGCATCGCCGAGCAGCACGCCGTGACGTCGGCCGCGGGCCTCGCATTCGGCGGCCTGCACCCGGTCGTGGCGGTGTACGCGACGTTCATGAACCGCGCGTTCGACCAGGTGCTCATGGATGTCGCGCTGCACGGCGCGGGGGTCACGTTCGTGCTCGATCGTGCCGGCGTCACCGGGCCCGACGGGCCGAGTCACCACGGCGTGTGGGACCTCTCGATCCTGCAGGTCGTGCCCGGCATCCGGATCGCCGCGCCACGCGACTCCGTCCGGCTGGCCGAGGAGCTCGGCGAGGCGGTGAGGGTTCGGGATGCCCCGACCGTGCTGCGGTTCCCGAAGGGCTCCGTCGGCGTCGAGTACGCCGCGCAGCGACGGACCGGCGACGGGGTGGACGTGCTCGTCGAAGCCGACCGCAAGGACGTCCTGATCGTCGCCGTCGGGCCGATGGCGGGCATCGCGCTCGAGGTCGCCGAGCGGCTCGAGGCGCAGGGGATCGGCGCGACGGTCGTCGACCCGCGCTGGGTCGTCCCGGTTCCCCGGAGTGTCATCGAGCTCGCCGGGGACTACCGCATCGTGGTCAGCCTCGAGGACGGCATCCGAGTCGGCGGGGTCGGCACGCGGATCCGGCAGGACCTCCGCGAGGCGGGCGTCGACACGGCGGTCACCGAACTGGGCCTGCCCGACGAGTTCCTCGACCACGCCTCCCGGAGCCAGATCCTCGAGCGGGTGGGGCTCACGCCGCAGCAGATCGCGCGCGACGTCACCGCGATGGTGCTCGGTGCGAAGCTGCCGCACGCCCGCGGCGCGGGCATGGAGGCCGTGTCGAGCGACACCGGTTCGCAGCCGCGGGTCTGA
- a CDS encoding aconitate hydratase has protein sequence MSAVNSFGAKDTLQVGDRSYEIFRVDTVAGYDKLPFSLKVLLENLLRTEDGANVTKEQIEALGSWVPTAEPDTEIQFTPARVVMQDFTGVPCIVDLATMREAVTALGGDPKKINPLSPAEMVIDHSVIADLFGTENALERNVEIEYERNGERYQFLRWGQTAFDDFKVVPPGTGIVHQVNIEHLAKVIYDRTVSTADGDVVRAYPDTCVGTDSHTTMVNGLGVLGWGVGGIEAEAAMLGQPVSMLIPRVVGFKLTGEIPAGVTATDVVLTITDMLRKHGVVGKFVEFYGAGVGSVPLANRATIGNMSPEFGSTAAMFPIDDVTIDYLRLTGRDEQTLALVEAYAKEQSLWHDPANEPAFSEYMELDLATVVPSIAGPKRPQDRILLSESKAQFEKDIVSYATASTSTDIVDLESKHSFPASDPGAVPGEEAADTRPVHINSGAPVNASKPVKVTPPAGDPYILDNGAVTLAAITSCTNTSNPSVMIAAGLLARKAVEKGLKRKPWVKTTLGPGSKVVTDYYEKSGLGKDLEDVGFFTVGYGCTICIGNSGPLIEEVSTAINDHDLAVTAVLSGNRNFEGRISPDVKMNYLASPPLVVAYALAGSMNFDFETDALGTDTEGNEVFLKDIWPDTDEVQEIIDSSISREQFIKQYATVFDGDDRWKNLPTPTGPVFEWDDDSTYVRKAPYFDGMKMDLTPVSDIRGARVMATLGDSVTTDHISPAGNIKAGTPAAQYLTEHGVAQKDFNSYGSRRGNHEVMIRGTFANIRLKNELVSAVNDGQIVEGGYTRDFTLEGGPQSYIFDACTNYAEQGTPLVVFGGKEYGSGSSRDWAAKGTSLLGVKAVITESFERIHRSNLIGMGVVPLQFPAGESWKSLGLDGTEIVSITGLEQLNEGVTPKTVRVVAEPSEFSPKGKQPVEFDAVVRIDTPGEADYYRNGGILQYVLRSLVDA, from the coding sequence GTGTCTGCAGTGAACAGTTTCGGGGCGAAGGACACGCTCCAGGTCGGTGACCGGTCCTACGAGATCTTCCGGGTCGACACCGTCGCCGGCTACGACAAGCTGCCGTTCAGCCTCAAGGTGCTGCTCGAAAACCTGCTGCGCACCGAGGACGGTGCCAACGTCACCAAGGAGCAGATCGAGGCGCTCGGCTCATGGGTTCCGACCGCCGAGCCCGACACCGAGATCCAGTTCACGCCCGCGCGCGTGGTCATGCAGGACTTCACCGGCGTGCCCTGCATCGTCGACCTCGCCACGATGCGCGAGGCCGTCACCGCGCTCGGCGGCGACCCGAAGAAGATCAACCCGCTCTCGCCCGCCGAGATGGTGATCGACCACTCGGTCATCGCCGACCTCTTCGGAACCGAGAACGCCCTCGAGCGCAACGTCGAGATCGAGTACGAGCGCAACGGCGAGCGCTACCAGTTCCTCCGCTGGGGCCAGACCGCCTTCGACGACTTCAAGGTCGTGCCCCCGGGCACGGGCATCGTGCACCAGGTGAACATCGAGCACCTGGCGAAGGTCATCTACGACCGCACGGTCTCCACCGCCGACGGCGACGTCGTCCGCGCCTACCCCGACACGTGCGTCGGCACCGACTCGCACACGACCATGGTCAACGGCCTCGGCGTCCTCGGCTGGGGCGTCGGCGGCATCGAGGCGGAGGCGGCCATGCTCGGCCAGCCGGTGTCGATGCTCATCCCGCGCGTCGTCGGGTTCAAGCTCACCGGTGAGATCCCCGCGGGCGTCACCGCCACCGACGTCGTCCTGACGATCACCGACATGCTCCGCAAGCACGGCGTCGTCGGCAAGTTCGTCGAGTTCTACGGCGCCGGCGTCGGCTCCGTCCCGCTCGCCAACCGCGCCACGATCGGCAACATGAGCCCCGAGTTCGGCTCGACGGCCGCGATGTTCCCGATCGACGACGTCACGATCGACTACCTCCGCCTGACCGGTCGCGACGAGCAGACGCTCGCGCTCGTCGAGGCGTACGCCAAGGAGCAGTCGCTCTGGCACGACCCCGCGAACGAGCCCGCGTTCAGCGAGTACATGGAGCTGGACCTCGCCACCGTCGTCCCCTCGATCGCGGGGCCGAAGCGCCCGCAGGACCGCATCCTGCTCTCGGAGTCGAAGGCGCAGTTCGAGAAGGACATCGTCAGCTACGCGACGGCCTCGACCTCGACCGACATCGTCGACCTCGAGTCGAAGCACTCCTTCCCGGCTTCCGACCCCGGCGCCGTGCCCGGTGAGGAGGCGGCCGACACGCGCCCGGTGCACATCAACAGCGGTGCACCCGTCAACGCGTCCAAGCCGGTCAAGGTGACCCCGCCCGCGGGCGATCCGTACATCCTCGACAACGGCGCGGTCACGCTCGCCGCGATCACGTCGTGCACGAACACGTCCAACCCCTCGGTCATGATCGCCGCGGGCCTGCTCGCACGGAAGGCCGTCGAGAAGGGCCTCAAGCGCAAGCCGTGGGTGAAGACCACGCTCGGCCCGGGCTCGAAGGTCGTCACCGACTACTACGAGAAGTCGGGCCTCGGCAAGGACCTCGAGGACGTCGGCTTCTTCACGGTCGGCTACGGCTGCACGATCTGCATCGGCAACTCGGGTCCGCTGATCGAAGAGGTGTCGACCGCGATCAACGACCACGACCTGGCCGTGACCGCGGTGCTCTCGGGCAACCGCAACTTCGAGGGTCGCATCAGCCCCGACGTCAAGATGAACTACCTCGCGTCGCCGCCGCTCGTCGTCGCGTACGCGCTGGCCGGGTCGATGAACTTCGACTTCGAGACCGACGCGCTCGGCACCGACACCGAGGGCAACGAGGTGTTCCTGAAGGACATCTGGCCCGACACCGACGAGGTCCAGGAGATCATCGACTCCTCGATCTCGCGTGAGCAGTTCATCAAGCAGTACGCCACCGTGTTCGACGGCGACGACCGCTGGAAGAACCTCCCGACGCCGACCGGGCCGGTGTTCGAGTGGGACGACGACTCGACCTACGTCCGCAAGGCGCCGTACTTCGACGGCATGAAGATGGACCTCACGCCGGTCTCCGACATCCGCGGCGCCCGCGTCATGGCGACCCTCGGCGACTCGGTGACCACCGACCACATCTCGCCGGCCGGCAACATCAAGGCGGGCACCCCGGCAGCGCAGTACCTCACCGAGCACGGCGTCGCGCAGAAGGACTTCAACTCCTACGGCTCGCGCCGTGGCAACCACGAGGTCATGATCCGCGGCACGTTCGCGAACATCCGCCTGAAGAACGAGTTGGTCTCCGCCGTCAACGACGGCCAGATCGTCGAGGGCGGCTACACGCGCGACTTCACGCTCGAGGGCGGCCCGCAGTCGTACATCTTCGACGCGTGCACCAACTACGCCGAGCAGGGCACTCCGCTCGTCGTCTTCGGCGGCAAGGAGTACGGTTCGGGTTCGTCTCGCGACTGGGCCGCGAAGGGCACGAGCCTGCTGGGCGTCAAGGCGGTCATCACGGAGAGCTTCGAGCGCATCCACCGCTCGAACCTCATCGGCATGGGTGTCGTCCCGCTGCAGTTCCCCGCCGGTGAGAGCTGGAAGTCGCTGGGCCTGGACGGCACCGAGATCGTCTCGATCACGGGGCTCGAGCAGCTCAACGAGGGTGTGACGCCGAAGACCGTGCGCGTCGTGGCCGAGCCGAGCGAGTTCTCGCCCAAGGGCAAGCAGCCCGTCGAGTTCGACGCGGTCGTTCGGATCGACACGCCCGGTGAGGCCGACTACTACCGCAACGGCGGCATCCTGCAGTACGTGCTCCGTTCGCTCGTCGACGCGTAA
- a CDS encoding DUF3159 domain-containing protein — MSPEPDDRLPDDPGARDEASRGGSAADAGEAGTADAKAEFARQFAQAAERSGLGGFARDEKLTARDVLTAVGGIRGVLEALLPGLVFLVVYSVLTSFGGQSAQAALVPSLVASVGLAIVFTVARLVVKGQPTQAIGGLVGVLLSAALALWSGDARDNYALGFFTNAGYAVALLVSLLVRWPALGLIVGFLVGDGTGWREDRRKVRLAQFLTIAWIGFFVLRLVVQVPLYFADNVQALGLTRLLMGVPLYALMLVFTWLVVRAAWAPKPSGE; from the coding sequence TTGAGTCCGGAGCCCGACGACCGCCTGCCCGACGACCCGGGCGCGCGCGACGAAGCCTCCCGCGGCGGCTCCGCCGCCGATGCCGGCGAGGCCGGGACTGCCGACGCGAAGGCCGAGTTCGCCCGCCAGTTCGCCCAGGCGGCGGAGCGGAGCGGGCTCGGCGGCTTCGCCCGCGACGAGAAGCTCACGGCCCGCGACGTGCTCACGGCGGTCGGAGGCATCCGCGGTGTCCTCGAGGCGCTGCTTCCCGGACTCGTGTTCCTCGTGGTCTACTCGGTGCTCACGAGCTTCGGCGGGCAGTCCGCGCAGGCGGCGCTCGTGCCGTCGCTCGTGGCTTCCGTCGGCCTGGCGATCGTGTTCACGGTCGCGAGGTTGGTGGTGAAGGGGCAGCCGACGCAGGCGATCGGCGGCCTCGTCGGCGTGCTCCTGTCTGCGGCGCTCGCCCTCTGGTCGGGAGACGCGCGCGACAACTACGCCCTCGGGTTCTTCACGAACGCGGGGTACGCGGTCGCGCTGCTGGTCTCGCTGCTCGTCCGCTGGCCGGCTCTCGGCCTCATCGTCGGCTTCCTCGTCGGGGACGGCACCGGGTGGCGCGAGGATCGTCGCAAGGTCCGGCTGGCCCAGTTCCTCACGATCGCGTGGATCGGGTTCTTCGTCCTCCGGCTGGTCGTCCAGGTGCCCCTGTACTTCGCCGACAACGTGCAGGCGCTCGGGCTCACGAGACTGCTGATGGGCGTTCCGCTCTATGCGTTGATGCTCGTGTTCACCTGGCTCGTGGTGCGTGCGGCGTGGGCGCCGAAGCCATCCGGCGAGTGA